The nucleotide window CCCTTCTTGGTGTGATGCAGGCCCAGCACACAAACTCCGTGCTTAGTTGCCCATGCCTGCAACGGCGCCCAGGTCGAATAGTCGCTTTCATAGGCGTTCTGATTTTTGTTGCCGGGTGGCTTGATGCGCTGGAGAACGTCAATGACGACGAGGCGCGGGTCTTTGACGGACGTCCGCCAATGCTCCAGCCTGTCGATAAAGCCTTGATCCAGCGACGGCGCTTCGGTCACCCAATCGAGCCGGGAAAGGTCCGGCAAGGTCTGGTCATGGGGGAATAATGATCGTATCCGCGCCTGAATGCGCCGATCGCCGTTCTCCATGTCGATGTAAAGAACATCGCCCGGCTGGCAATCTATCGAGCCCATAGCAACCCCGCCGGTTGCCACAGCCAGGGACCAATCGATCCCCAGCCATGTCTTTCCAAGCTTCTGTCTGCCAGCGAGCACGGTAAAGCCACCGTAGAGATAGCCGGGAACTATCGCCTTCAATGGCGCGAACGTCTTTGCCATCAAATCGTTGGTGTTGGTCCGCTTGAACCTGGGGACGAGCGAAGCGCCCGGCCCATCGTTTTGAACAACGGCCATACCGTCATCGCGCAACAGGGAGAACGTCATCGCGCCTCCATTCCGACCGCAATCAGGTCTTCAATGAGGGCGCCGCCGTGAGCGCTCAACAGGCTATTGGCCGTGGCGATTTCATAGAGACAATCGACCACCTCCCGCTTGCGGTGCGGGTTGCGTTGAGCCATGCCGCCCAGCAAGGCGGCCTCGATCTCGAATTGGCGAGCCATGCCGCCCAGCAAGGCGGCCTCGATCTCGAATTGGCTCAGCTTCGCGATTGCGACATTGCGGCGCGCGTCACGCATTGCCGCCGTAACGTCGTCCGTTTCGCAAATGGTGACATGTTTCAAGCTGGCGCCCTCCAGGAACGGATGCGGCAGGGCACGCGCTTGCGGAAACGACCGCCGATCGACTCGCGCACGACAATGAAGCCGCGGCCAAACACTTGGCGCGCAAGTGCATCTGAAGCTTGAATATCGGTCGGCGGTGCTATAGATTCCGTAGCGTCGTGGTAGACAACAGCTTTCGGATTGGGGCGGCCCTCGGGCTGCCCCTTTTCAATTTCGGACATGCCTCAAGCTACCTCCAGACCGCTCGCACGCTTCTGGTAGCCCTCGCGAATCTTGCTCTTGAGGCCAACCCAGCGGCCACCCTGCTTGAACACGCCGTACAACTCGCCCTTCTCGGCGAGATAGAAGGCTCGCCGCTCGGCAATGCCGGTGAAGCGGCTGATTGATTTGATCCCTTCTAGGAGGTCGTCTGCGATGTTATCCATGATCTCCGTTTCCGATGATTGCACTAAGTACGCATTACGCACTTACACGGACAAAATTTTTACTGGAGCTTCGAAAGATAGGTTTCGAGCCGAATCGCCATCACAACGTCTGGCCAGGTAGTGTCGCGCTTAGCAAAGGTCTCGCGCTGGCCGATCGTGTAGGTATAGGACCACTCGGGGGCGTCTGCCGGCCAGTTAGCTTTCCCCCTCATGAGGCGCCCCTCATATGCAAAGATGGTTTCGTGCCCTCCAGCGATGGCAAGCTCAAATTGCTCAGGAGTAGTAAGCAAAGAGGCCCGAATGATTGCAGAGATCGACAGTAATTCGCCGATTGAGATTTGCCGCTCTGCAAACGGATGAATTACACAAGCAACAATGGCTTCGCGTCGGGAGAAACGTCGATGCGTGCCGGTACCTGCACGCTCTGTCCCCCGCTCTGCCTGTATCACCCCGGCATCCGCCCACAGCTGGATAGACCGGCGTTTTGCGCCGGTAATGTTGACCAAGTCGCCTAGCGAATAGCTTTCCATCATCATAATTCCTAACATAATGCGTTTTACGTGCTTGTCAAGCGTTGCGAATTGATGTTGAATGCTTCCGGCGATTACCGGCCGCTTCAAGGGGGATTCCATGGCTACCGTTCGAAAGCGCAAGTTGCCGTCCGGCCTGATCCGCTGGCAGGCTGGTTATATGGACGGGGCCGGCAAGCGCCGCTTCAAGATGTTCGAGAGGAAGGCGGAGGCGGAAGCCTGGCTGGTCGAGGCCCGCCACGATGTCGCCCGCGGCACTCACACGCCCGGCAGCATATCCCCGACCGTGAAGGATGCGGCAGCGCTGTGGATCAAACGGTGCGGCGAGAAGCGCCTGGAGCCCATGACCGTGAAGGGGTACGAGGAACACGTCGACCTGCATATCGTCCCGTTCATCGGGGCGAGGAAGCTTTCCGAAATAACCGTTCCGGCCGTCAACGCCTTCGCCGACCAGCTCCGCGAGAACGGACGATCGGCCGAAATGATCAAGCGAGTGGTGCGCTCGCTCGGCAGCATCTTCAAGGAGGCCCGCCGGCGCGGCCTCGCCAACACGTCGCCGACGTCCGGCATCGAACTGGACTTGCCCGATCGGGAGGATCCCCGCCCCGTTATCCCGAGCAAGGCGGAGCTACAGGCGATAATCAATGCTGCGACTGGCCGCTGGCGACCGGTTATCCTTGTCGCGATCTTCTGCGGGCTGCGGGCCAGCGAGCTGCGGGGCCTCCGATGGGCAGATATCGATTTCGAGGCCAAGCAACTGAACCTCACCCAGCGGGCGGACGCCTCCCACCGGATCGGCAAGCTCAAATCTAGGGCCGCCTATCGCTCGATTCCCTGCCCTCCGATCGTGATCAACACGCTTCGCGAATGGAAGCTGGTTTGCCCCAAGCGCGACACCGGCAAGAAGGATGCGGCCGGCAAGCCGGTGGAGGTTCTGGAGCTCGCGTTCCCGAACGGGCTTGGCAAGGTGGAGAGCCATTCGAACGTTCTCGAGCGCGGCCTGGAGCCGATCCTGATCGCGGCCGGTCTGGCCGAGAACCGTCCCGTTCTGGATACTGCCGGTAACCCGGTTCTCGACAAGTCTGGAGAGCCCAAGGTGGTCATGGTCGGAAAGTACGGCATGCACTCGCTACGCCACGCCTGCGCTTCCCTGTGGATCGAGAACGGGCATAACCCAAAGCAAATACAGCGCCTCATGGGGCATAGTTCGATTAAGGTGACGTTTGACGTTTACGGCCATCTGTTCGCGGATGCCGAAGCGGATCAGCGGGCAGCCGAAACCCTGCAAAACCGCCTGCTCGGCGCCTGAAAGCAACACCTCGGCAACACGGGAGGGCTAAGCCATTGATGGGATTCAGCATCCAAAGGATTTCTACTCCGCGGGTTGCAGGTTCGAATCCTGCCGGGATCGCCACTACCATTTCGAGCTTTTCCGCAATTTCGACTTCATTCTCGTCTCGGTTTAGATATCGGCTTATGATGCCAGCCTGGGAATTGCTTCCGTTGCCCTGACAAAGGATGCGGACGTCATGCCAAAGAAGGGAATCACCGGCCACGACGAGTGGGTCGTCACGGAAGCGCTGGCGACGGCGCTGGTCGCGCTCGAACAGCTCGAGCCGACCCAACAGTCGCGCCAGCAGATGGACGATATCCGCAAAATTCTGGCGGCCAATTGTCAGCCCGGGACCATCAACCTGCATCTCGCCCAGGCCAAGTGCCGGCTGAATCCTCACGCCGATCGCGCCGTCATCTATCGCGAGTACGGATTTCAGGACTGGGAGGTCTGAACGGCGGCCTCGTGGCAAGCGTCGCCGGATGAGGCAACGGATCGCGCATGCGCGCCCGATGGCAGGCTCCGCGACATCCCGCATTTTCGCTTGTTTTACCCCGCATCTCGCTGCGTCCATGCGGGCTACTTGCGGCCTGTTGGAACAAGCTCGGATCGCTGGTGTTCTGTCGTGCGGAGGGGACCGCAATAATTCTGCGAGGAAGGCTGGGAGGATATCAGGATGAAACTGCCGCACGCATCTGCCACGGCAATAGCTCTGATTTTGGCCGCGACGATAGCCCTACCCGCATCCGCCCGCGCCCAGACCTACGATCCGAGCTACCCCGTTTGCCTCCAGGTCTACCAGGGCTTCGTGGACTACTATTTCGAGTGCCACTATCGAACGATGGCGCAGTGCCAGGCGTCGGCATCGGGCCGCTCCGCGCAATGCGTCGTTAATCCATACTACGGCGGGCCGAATGCCGGGCGCGGCAAGCGCCAGAAGCGGTACCAGTCCTATTGAGAACCGGTTCGCTTCGACGGAGCGGCGCTCGGCGCGGCTCCCACCTCGCCACTCTGTTCACCAGCCGTAGCTGCCGAGCGCCAGCGGCCTTCGTGGTGCCTTTGCCGTTCGCGTCGTATCGGGCTGCAGGCAGCGCCGCGCCGCATTGATCTCGGCATCGCTCGCGCCCTTGCTTCGCGCCCAGTGCTCTGCGGCGGGCGCACTGTATTTCGCCACGTAGTAGCGCACGACCGGACACGAAATTCGACGCAAGACACCGGATTGTTCACCCGCAAACCCGGCGCTTGGTGTTCCCAGACACAGCGCCAGCACGCACATCCAACGTAAGCTCATCTGATTCCCCTCTGCACATGAGAGAGGGCATGGCTTTTGCCGACGCATCAAGCCCGATAGCGAGTTCCGCGAGTGGAACAGCGGGCACTGTGTTGAAGCCGCAACTGCGGCAATCCGACGGACGGCAATTCCGCCGTTGATTGCGACTTTATGCGATCATTAAAATTGATTGTTTACGAAAAATACCGAACCTGATTGCCGCCCAGGGACAATTCGGTAACCTCTGCTCGCCAGGGCTCGTGAACCGTTGGTGGCCGAGAATGGAATTCGAACGCCGGTCTGTCGCAAGGACGACGATTTCGAAAAACGCGTTGCTGTTCTTTGACGCGCAGCGCGGTGTTTTCACCTGCCGCGTTCAGGATGTCACGAATTCCGGGGCTGGAATTGAACTTCACGACCTCAATCTGCTGCCCCTGAATTTCGAATTGACCTTCGACAATTTTCACAACGTTCGCGAATGCCGCGTGATCTGGCGGCAAGGCGATTTCGTCGGCGTTGCGTTTCAAAACTGATCGATCCGCGACAAGCGCCACCCCGGAGCCGCTGCGCTGACGCGGGCGGCTCAAGC belongs to Bradyrhizobium icense and includes:
- a CDS encoding AAA family ATPase, with amino-acid sequence MTFSLLRDDGMAVVQNDGPGASLVPRFKRTNTNDLMAKTFAPLKAIVPGYLYGGFTVLAGRQKLGKTWLGIDWSLAVATGGVAMGSIDCQPGDVLYIDMENGDRRIQARIRSLFPHDQTLPDLSRLDWVTEAPSLDQGFIDRLEHWRTSVKDPRLVVIDVLQRIKPPGNKNQNAYESDYSTWAPLQAWATKHGVCVLGLHHTKKGGAEDPLEALSGSNGLSACADTTVVLDQKADGRTLYVRGRDVEEQETAVMFTAGAWSILGRASEVRRSDERSVILGALADNSEPMTPLEISDATGQPRNNTRALLRKMVKAGQIQKIGKCYWTEPAYPDHSGNSGNSEDD
- a CDS encoding PilZ domain-containing protein, with product MEFERRSVARTTISKNALLFFDAQRGVFTCRVQDVTNSGAGIELHDLNLLPLNFELTFDNFHNVRECRVIWRQGDFVGVAFQN
- a CDS encoding DUF3551 domain-containing protein, which gives rise to MKLPHASATAIALILAATIALPASARAQTYDPSYPVCLQVYQGFVDYYFECHYRTMAQCQASASGRSAQCVVNPYYGGPNAGRGKRQKRYQSY
- a CDS encoding tyrosine-type recombinase/integrase, coding for MATVRKRKLPSGLIRWQAGYMDGAGKRRFKMFERKAEAEAWLVEARHDVARGTHTPGSISPTVKDAAALWIKRCGEKRLEPMTVKGYEEHVDLHIVPFIGARKLSEITVPAVNAFADQLRENGRSAEMIKRVVRSLGSIFKEARRRGLANTSPTSGIELDLPDREDPRPVIPSKAELQAIINAATGRWRPVILVAIFCGLRASELRGLRWADIDFEAKQLNLTQRADASHRIGKLKSRAAYRSIPCPPIVINTLREWKLVCPKRDTGKKDAAGKPVEVLELAFPNGLGKVESHSNVLERGLEPILIAAGLAENRPVLDTAGNPVLDKSGEPKVVMVGKYGMHSLRHACASLWIENGHNPKQIQRLMGHSSIKVTFDVYGHLFADAEADQRAAETLQNRLLGA
- a CDS encoding DNA-binding protein, yielding MDNIADDLLEGIKSISRFTGIAERRAFYLAEKGELYGVFKQGGRWVGLKSKIREGYQKRASGLEVA